In the genome of Flavobacteriales bacterium, the window TTTCTTTAACACGCTGAGCGCAATCGTAATGAGCTGCCCCAACAATTTCCGGAGTAAGGATACGCGAAGTAGAATCCAATGGATCTACTGCAGGGTAAATTCCCAACTCAGCGATTTTACGACTCAATACCGTAGTAGCATCCAAGTGCGCAAAGGTGGTAGCAGGAGCAGGGTCAGTAAGGTCATCCGCAGGCACGTATACCGCTTGTACGGAGGTAATAGAACCTCGTTTTGTAGAGGTAATACGCTCTTGCATTGCTCCCATTTCAGAAGCAAGTGTAGGCTGATAACCTACCGCAGATGGCATACGACCAAGAAGTGCAGACACCTCAGATCCTGCTTGTGTAAAGCGGAAGATGTTATCAATAAAGAAGAGGATATCGCGACCACCTGATTTCTCATCACCATCACGGAAATATTCTGCCATGGTTAATCCTGAAAGCGCCACACGAGCACGAGCTCCAGGAGGTTCGTTCATTTGTCCGAATACGAAAGTAGCTTTAGAGTCGGTAAGGGTTTCTCCTTTTACAGAAGAAAGATCCCATCCACCGTGGTGAAGCGATTCCATAAATCCTTCGCCATATTTTACAATACCGGCTTCGATCATCTCACGAAGAAGGTCATTCCCTTCACGTGTACGCTCTCCTACTCCTGCAAATACAGAGTATCCGTCATATCCTTTTGCGATGTTGTTAATCAACTCCTGAATCAATACGGTTTTACCTACACCGGCACCACCAAATAATCCGATTTTACCTCCTTTTGCATAAGGCTCAATCAGGTCAATTACCTTGATCCCGGTAAATAATACCTCCGTTGAAGTAGAAAGATCCTCGAAACGAGGAGCAGCACGGTGAATAGAATAACCACCTGCCTTGTCAACCTGTGGCAATCCGTCAATTGCATCACCTACCACATTGAAAAGACGACCTTTAATGGCATCTCCAACTGGCATGGTAATAGGAGCCCCGGTAGAAAGCACTTTCATTCCGCGACGTAAACCATCAGTAGAGTCCATCGAGATAGCACGGATGGTGTCCTCACCAACATGTTGCTGAACCTCAAGTACAACTACCTGACCGTTATCTTTAGTAACTTCAATTGCATCGAGAATGTTAGGAAGTTTAACTCCGTTTTCGAAGCTAACGTCCACAACCGGTCCGATGACCTGTGCGATTTTTCCGTAGACCTTGTTTGACATCGTATTAAGCGATTTATATGAATGATCGAATTTCGGCCGCAAAGGTATGAGAAATACCCAAATAAGAAGTGAAAGTGTTAGTAATTTTATTTTCATAAATTTGAAGTCTGGCTCGTAGGCTTATTAGCCTTTAAAAACGGGACATTCATCGACCATAGAGAGCTTTTTGCAGTGAAGGTTTATACACATCCGGAACATTTCAGGAACGTTACCCGTCCGATTATCACTACCGGTACATTCGACGGGGTACATCAGGGACATCTCCACATTATCCGCAGGCTAAAGGAAATAGCTGCAGTTAATGGCGGGGAAACCGTGGTATTCACCTTTTCTCCCC includes:
- the atpD gene encoding F0F1 ATP synthase subunit beta — encoded protein: MSNKVYGKIAQVIGPVVDVSFENGVKLPNILDAIEVTKDNGQVVVLEVQQHVGEDTIRAISMDSTDGLRRGMKVLSTGAPITMPVGDAIKGRLFNVVGDAIDGLPQVDKAGGYSIHRAAPRFEDLSTSTEVLFTGIKVIDLIEPYAKGGKIGLFGGAGVGKTVLIQELINNIAKGYDGYSVFAGVGERTREGNDLLREMIEAGIVKYGEGFMESLHHGGWDLSSVKGETLTDSKATFVFGQMNEPPGARARVALSGLTMAEYFRDGDEKSGGRDILFFIDNIFRFTQAGSEVSALLGRMPSAVGYQPTLASEMGAMQERITSTKRGSITSVQAVYVPADDLTDPAPATTFAHLDATTVLSRKIAELGIYPAVDPLDSTSRILTPEIVGAAHYDCAQRVKEILQRYKELQDIIAILGMDELSDEDKKVVHRARRVQRFLSQPFHVAEQFTGLKGVMVPIEETIKGFNMIMNGDVDDYPEAAFNLVGTIEEAIEKGKKLMAEAAK